GGGCACCTTGAGCCGAGGTGTCGGGGAGGTGGCGGCCGCCGAGAAGCCGGCCGGACTCGCAGTTCCTTTGCCAGCCGTGTGCGGTCCGCGAAGGGCCGGGTCGAGGGAAGGAGCgggagcccccccctccccacctcatcacgcgggggcgggggaggcgctTGTCGCGTGTCGGGCGCAGGACCCTTGGGGCCGGAGGGGGCGCCGGGACgcgggaggggggcgggtagTGGAGGAAGTGAGAGGTGCAGGGGTCCAGGAGTTGGCATCAGGACCAGCTCAGGATTTAGACCTGGAAGTGCTTCCGGGGCGGAGGActtggggggcagaggagggcgtGGGTGCGTCTGGTATGGGATGCCATGGAAAGGAGGGGACCCTCCTAAATAGATCCGTGGGTGGTTCCTTTGACTCTTCTATCATTTTGCCCTTTGCTTTGCCGAAGAGAGAGTCCCCATGGTCTCTGCTCAAATTCTGGAAACTTTCTCTTTGGGTGGGCTTAATCACCTACTACTTTATTATAGAACTACCCAGAGCCTTTCCTGATACTGGGCACAAACGTGGGGAATATGTCAGAAAACAGGAAGCCGCTGCTGGGCTTCGTGGGCAAACTTCCCAGTGGGACTGCGCTTGGGAACTCAGGCAAGACTCACTGCCCTTTGTGCATGGGGCTTTTCAAAGCCCCCAGGCTCTTGCCTTGTTTGCACACAGTTTGCACCACGTGTCTGGAGCAGCTGGAACCCTACTCGGTAGTGGACATCCGAGGGGGCGACTCTGACACAAGCTCTGAGGGGTCAATATTCCAGGAActcaagccacccagtctgcagCCCCAGATCGGCATCCTCTGTCCGGTATGTGACACTCAGGTGGACCTGCCCATGGGTGGAGTGAAGGCTTTAACCATAGACCACCTGGCCATGAATGACGTGATGCTGGAGAGTCTTCGTGGGGAAGGCCAGGGCCTGGTGTGTGACCTGTGCAGCGACAGGGAAGTGGAGAAGAGATGTCAGACCTGCAGAGCCAACCTCTGCCACTTCTGCTGCCAGGCTCATAGGTAAAGATGGGATACCCCACCTGGTGTAGCTTAagagcagaatttaaaaaaaaaaaaaaaaaaaaaaaaagtggtgtcAAGCCAGAAATCCCTTGTGAAGAGATGGGAAGGAAAGCGCTCTCAAGTGCCATGTAAGGTCAAACAGCAATATATGCTGTGATAAATACTCTAGGATAGTAGTTAACTCCTGCACCCTTACATAATACCTGTAGTAATAGTGGAATCAAAGGTTTGCATAGTCCTTTTGCGGTTTGGGAAGCACATTCACAGTTTCCTTGGGTCATTAATCGCTTTTTGTATAAGGGATAATGGTAGTGGGTGCTGGCTAAACAGAAGAATATAAGAGCATAGCCCCTGGCCTTGATCTCATTTGATGCCTTGCCGCTCTTATAGAAAAGCAGGCACTGTTTTCACTCCCATTTATtatttgaggaaactgaagctcaacaCTGTGATTTGCCAAGGTCCGCCAGCTGGGAAGGAGTGCGTAACAGAACCGAATTTTACATCTAGGGCTTCTGGCTGCATTCTGTGCTCTTTCTGCTAATCCACGCTGCCCTCCAAACAGTATAAGGTGCTATTTGGCGGCGCCCCACCTCAGCCTTTGCCTTGTACTACCTAGAGTCACTCTGGAGCTTGGTGAGGTGGGCCGGTAGGTGCTTGTTGGGGTGCAGATTTAGGTCTTTCGTGGCATTTGGTGAAGTTTGCCACATGGATCACTCTTTGTCCCTTGTCCACCTTCTCCCCCATTCCAGGGCATCAGAATAGAAAATAGCCATGATTTTAGGATTAGCTTAAAATAGTTTCTAAATTCTGCCTTCCATTTGTTTTCTGGTCTCACCCACAGAACAAGTTAGTAGTCTTCAGTCTATTTTTAACTGGTAATTATGACTGCCTTGCTGCCAGTCAAACAGCTGATGCTGTTTTCTCTACAGCCATGTTTCTGGTGCCAGAATAGGCATGTAAGCTCCAAGTTGATATAATGCTAACTGGGGGGATCGCTCAACAGTCATCAGGTTTTCTAGAGATTTCCTTGAAACTCCAGAAGGCTACAAAAAAGGGGAATTAAGAGAAGTGTGATCCTACTGACCGTTGATTTCACTCTTTCTAATAATTTCGATGACTCGAGGAAAATTCTAGCTTGCTGCTTTGGGGTGATGGAGGCGCTGGTCATGGAAATGCTTTACCGAAATCTTAGGGAGACTTAATGTCATGGCCAGCCAGACACTTTTTAATTGCCTAGGGTGTGCTGCTGTGTCCTCTTGCATAGTTTCTGTCTCCTGGTGCTGGGTTACCACCATGCTCTCACCTCTAGCTTGCTGAAGGAGCAGGCCATGGCTGTTGTTGAAACTTGCCAAATTCACTCTTCGGAGAAAGTTCCAGGACATAGCCTTAGTGTCGCAACCTTTGGCAGAGTCCCGTTCCAGGCCAGAGAGCCCTAGTCCACTATCACTTTATTCAATATAGTAGCCCTTTCAAGTAGGTACTATCCCCCCTGGGACAGATGAGGAACTGGAATCAGGGAGGACCCTGTGGTTAGTAAGAGGTTAGAGCAAGGGACCGAATTCAGGTTTCTTTGACTTCAGCACCCATGCTTTTGAAACTGCCCGACTGTTTCCCAACTGAATTGTCCCCTAATGTCCCCATCCTGGCTCTGTTTGCCCCTAGGCGGCAGAAGAAAACAACTTACCACACGGTGGTGGACCTAAAAGATTTGAAAGGCTACAGCAGGATCGGGAAGCCCATTCTGTGTCCCGTGCACCCAGCAGAGGAGCTGAGACTGTTCTGTGAGCTCTGTGACCGGCCCGTGTGCCGGGACTGCGTGGTGGGCGAGCACCGGGAGCACCCCTATGACTTCGCCAGCAACGTTATCCACAAGCACGGGGACTCCGTGCGGGAGCTTCTCAGAGGCACCCAGCCCCACGTGGAGGCCCTGGAGGAAGCCCTGGCACAGATCACAGAGATGAACAGTGCCCTCCAGAAGCGAGTGGAGGCTGTGGCAGCTGACGTGCGAACGTTCTCCGAGGGTTACGTCAAGGCCATTGAGGAGCACCGGGACAGGCTGCTGAAGCAGCTGGAAGACATCCGGGTCCAGAAGGAAAACTCCCTGCAGCTGCAGAAGGCACAGCTCGAGCAGCTGCTGGCGGACATGCGGACGGGCGTGGAgttcactgagcacctgctgaCCAGTGGCTCGGACTTGGAGATCCTCATCACCAAGGGGGTGGTAGTGGAACGGCTCACGAAGCTGAACAAAGTTGAATATAGTGCCCATCCTGGAGTAAACGATAAGATACGCTTCTCTCCTCAGCAGAGAGCAGGCCGGTGCCGTGGCTATGAAGTTTATGGAACCATCAATACGAAAGAGGTCGATCCAGCTAAATGTGTCCTTCAAGGAGAAGGTAGGAAGGCATTTGAGAGGGCAGTGGATGGGGACATGGTGTTGAAAGAGGTACGGCTTTTTCAGCCGGGGCCTTCATCCAGCTAGGAAGAGCTTCCTCCTGACTGGTTTACCAAGGGAGAGAGCCATACCGGTCCGAAGGACAGTGACCCCTCCCTTGCCGTTTCTTTCTGTTTCGTTCTGGTCAGGGTACGGTGCGTAGCCCATACAGGGGTGAGGCTTGACCCTTTTCCAGTTGAGCAAAGTAGTAACTAGCAAGGACCTCAAGGAGCGTGCTATTTCTATCAGATGACAGAGGAGCCCGTGCCCGTAGAAGACAACAGGATAGGCCAGGGTGAAATCCTGCCTGCTTGGAGAGGAGACTGGCAGGCCCCAGAGTACTTGGATCTGGTTCTGAAGAGAGTTTCGGAGGAGTGAGGAAGACAGGGTTATAATGTACTTTCTTCTATGCCCTTTGTGGTTCATGTAAGTCACATCTCAGCATTGAAAAGATTATGATAGGCATTCCATTCAGTAGGGGGAGAAACAATTTCTTTTGCCCATTCTGTCCCTAAAGGAGGCATGTCATTCAAACATATAGTTTAGAGATCGGTCCTGACAGCAAGACGGTACCGTAGGGGCAGGCTGACTCTGGCGCGGGAATTCTTAACTGTTTGGAGGTCACAGATCCCTTTGAGAATGATCTCTCCCCAAGGAACAGCTATTACTTTGGGCACACCATTTCAGGAGATTCTTAGACCCTTCATAAGCCTCTCCAAAGACCACATGGTAGTTCATGAACCGCAGGTTAAGAAGCCCTGTTGCACCTGCTGGACCAGAGGCTGTAGCTACTGAATATTCCCCGCAGCATGCTGGCAGGAGGGCCGAAGATTCGAAGCTGATTAACCGACCCCCCTGCCTGTTCCAGCATGATCCACAGCTCAGGGAGAGCGGTTTGGGGGCTACTACCTTCTCTCACAGGGTCTAGAACTTCTCTTTGAATACGTAGGTTTGTCCTTAGGATTAGCTCCCTTAGGGCTGAGGTTCAGGTTCAGGATCCTGCGTGATCCAAGAGCAGCTACTGGCTGAGAGACAACCAGGCTCGCCAGGAGGGAGTGCCAAGAAGTATGCTCTAGGGGAAAGagccagaagagaagaaaaaggaagcaggGCCATCACAGTAAACAGGAAGCACAACTGTTTGTTCTAAAGAGAAAAGGCGAGATGGTGTCTGATCTGGGGATGCAGTCACCAATGGTTGGCCTTTGAGATGAGGACGGAGTGTTTATCTTCTGCAGATCTCCACAGAGCCCGGGAGAAACAGACAGCCTCTTTCACCCTGCTTTGCAAGGATGCAGCaggagagagcatgggcaggggaggagacagCGTGCACGTCGCTGTAGTCCCCAAAGATAAGAAAGACAGGTTTGTATTACACAGTCAGGTGTCAGGGGTCATAGGGGGTGATGAAACTGGAAACTTGAGCCCTTCCCAGTAGTGATATAACTGCGTGGTTAGATCCCACTCCCCTGACGCTGTTAAAAAATGTGATATGACCTTTTGGAGCAGATGTGTTTTCTTGTGTGGGTTTTATGCCAGTACTCAATGCTCTGCCCCGCAGATTGtctgaaaaatattctgtgttgGACTGAATGGCCCCCTTCTCAAAATTCAGCCCCACTTTGCTACTACATTGTGCTGGGAGTGTATTTTTATGTCTCTGGaatcaggagagaggagagagcgggAGGGTACAACAGAAACCCCTCAAAGAACACAGTAACGCTTTCAAGGAACTCATCTGTACATCAGGTTGGATCAGCATTTATGCCGCTTCCCCTCTGCTGTAAAATTAATTTCTGAGACCAGTGGAAGAAGTGTCCTGCTGGGGGATATTTCAAATTAATATCGGGTTGAATGGTGTAGAGTTTACACCCTAAAGTAGCGGGCAGTTGCGGCCGGCTTGTGAGAGTGAGTGGTTATTGAACTCCATGTGCATTCAGTCCGGTCAGAACGCTGGTACAAGATAACAAGGATGGGACGTACTATGTCTCCTATACTCCCAAGGAGCCTGGCATCTATACCGTGTTGGTCTGCGTCAAAGAGCAGCATGTGCAGGTAAGTGAGTGGGACCCACGTGTGTGCCTCCCTGGGCTCCTTTCCCCTTGGCTCCTCTGGCTTCTACCATCTCAGGACGTGGGGACATGTCTCATAGGATCAGCTGTATGGAGGGGCCTAATAGAATTCTCTTTTTTACTCTGTTCACATTAGAAATGACCCAGACTTTGCTACTTTTAGCCTTACTAAAGGATGCTGGTGACCAGAAGAACTCTATCCCTACTGTACCTCCTGGCAGTTAGGCTTGCCTTTCATCATTCTCCCAGTTGGAGACTTCTTGACTTGGGAAAGATACCTCAGTCACAGTGGGCAATCTGCCTGGGAACAAGTATACACATTCAAGCAATATAATCTAGCTCGGGATTTTCCAGCTTTCTTCGGACTGTGACCAGACGTACTGGAACTTACTGTAACGCAGTTTGGGAGAGTTAGGCCCTGTCCCCTCAACTGACCagtcttctctctgcctggccaTCTGCCCGCGTCACTCTTTCCATACGTGCTTAGCCATTACCAGGGTTACCACACGACCTCCGCAGCAAGGATAACACCTTCTGGTTTAGagattacaaatttttaaaaattgggcaatACTCAGCATGTCCaacagaatctcaagtagtcACAGGTGTTCCCCGACCAGAAAGCAATACTGACAGGGACAATAAAATACCATAGTGTCGTGATATGTTGGGCTTGTGGCGTATGCACCAGGAAGACTCCTATTCAGCAGCCACTTCCTGCCTGTCTGATTACGGCACGCTGGGGTGGGCCAGGTCCCTTTGCAGACATTCTCACACCTTTCTTCCAAACCGTTCAGGCATAGCGATCATCGTCCACTCGGACTGAGAAACAAACTTGCTGAAATACACAGTCCCTGTATAGCAGGATCAGAATTTGAACCCATTTCTTTGAactctggtttgttttttaaaacagagcataaactaggggcgcctgggtggctctgtcggttaagtgactgacttcatctcaggtcatgatctcacggtctgtgagtttgagccctgtgttgggcttggtgctgacagcttggagcctggagcctgcttcggattctgtgtctccctctctttctgcccctctccccctccccactctgtctctctttcaaaaataaataaagattaaaatagatCATATACTCTTTAAGGGAAGAGAGATGGAACATTTGAAAGGCTTCTAAGGTGCCACACTCCTCTGCTTGGTGCTTTTGCAGACAGTACGGTTCCCACTCAGGGACAGGCACGTAAGCaacacttattaaatatttgtggtCTAACGTAGGACAGAAACTGGAGAGTGGAAGTTGTCCTTGAAGGGGCAGGTAGGAGAGTTTCTAATTTGAGAATTATTCACCTTTCTCCCTTGCCTGTATCCTCATAGACCTAGACTAAGCGGATGGGTAAATGGATATGTCCAGGGGGGACgggtggaaggaagggagtgaCGGCCCAGCCTCGGGGTTGCGGCACACCAACACCCCTCCGGGACGGAGAAGACCATGACATCCGTGACGCAGGAGCACAGATTGGGTTTACTCGTGTATCAGGTGGGCCACGTGCCAGAAGGGCCACACACATTCCTTGACTCTCACTGCATTTGTACCTGGCGCCGTCCAGCTGAGCACCCAGCTAGTTACCGTCCCTAGTCTGTTTCCCTGCCGTGGTCCCTGTCCTCCACGGCCAGGCCCTGGGACTTACACCGCATTTAGCACATGTGACGCTCAGCACACCCCTGTTGACTCATAAGGTGCTGTTCTCTGCTCTTGGTCTAAACACTGAAGGGCTCACCATTCACTGTGACCGTGAGGAAAAGGCATCGCTCACACACAGGCGTGTTTCACTGCTGCACGTTCTGTTCCAGCGGAGGCCAGAAAACGGCTCGCTGTGCCTGTGGAGGCACCATGCCAGGTAAGGAGGCTCGCTCTCCAAGTCCTGCCCCTGTGGGCCTGTCTCCCAGCAGTGGGGGTCACCTACCGCACAGCAACTAGGTTTAGGATGTTCAGACATAGGCTTTCTTGCTGGGAATATCATCTGTGCCTGTAAATATACCACACTTCTAGAAGTTTCACTTAACACTTCTTTATTCTGAAAAGTGAAATCGTAAGCTGAAAAGTTCGGAGTTCTTTTAGTTTTGATACAGTTCGCCAATCTTATGAGCCCTGTGCTCCTCCCCAGCACATTCGATTTCCATCTGTACCCTTTCCCGCAGCCTGGCACTTAAAAACTATAAGTCCACTCTGTTCCttttaaaaccttaaagaaaTTCCAAGCAAggcagggatggggagaaggTCTGGCTCTTTCCTTGGGGGTAGGGGCATCAGCTCAGGCAAGAGatctaattatttcttttaaagtattctACTGTGTTTGTGCTCTGATGGTGGGCCTTAAGATGGGCTCAGGCACCGTTTTGCATAAACACTACAGGAACTACGTTCTTTTTTACTTCTGccactcttcccttctctcttatttcaattctttttcaGTGAAAATCCAAACCAGCTCATCTCCTTGAGTTAGCAGAACGTTAAAACAACACTCTTCTTAGAACTTCGGCTAACTGACAGTCTTAACTGACTGTCTTCAGCCCTCGGGAGCCCTCCTGCTACGGAGGCGACAGTTTGTTCTCCTCACCGGGTTCTTACTAAACGTTTTCACATCCATGAGTCTAAACGTTGCCAGAAGCTTTAGTTTCCCTGGTGAACTTCTGGACTTCACTCTAATGGctgtcttctgtctcctctctgaaCCACCATGCAGGTGGGTACCTGGGCTGTGGCCACGGACACAAAGGTCACCCAGGCCGCCCGCACTGGTCATGCTGCGGGAAGTTTGCTGAGAAGTCGGAATGCACATGGACAGGTGGGGAGAGTGCACCGAGGAGTCTACTCAGGACCGTAGCCCTCTGATGCTTTCCTGGCTACGCGGTCAGCTTGTCCGAGCGGTGCCCAGCCTTCAGATGACCAGAGGACCCCAGACATTAATTCTGAAGAATCTGTTAGAATAAAACAAAGTGCCTTGTCTTATACTCTCGAGTTCCAAGTCCTTTTTTGTCAGTTCCTCACTGATCATATGTGTGGATGGCTGAGCACAAGGGACCAGCACATTTCTCTTCGTGGTGATTGGCAGTGTTCGCTCTTTTGTACGGGAACCAAGGGATCTGTGCAGTTGGAACTTCTATCATGGGGATGTTTAGttccttactttttttgtttttgtttttaatgtttgtttatttttgagagaaagagagacaaggtgtgagtgggagaggggcggagagagagagggagacacagaatctgaagcaggctccaggctctgagctgtccacacagatcccgaggcagggctcgaacccacgaaccacgataccatgacctgagctgaagttggacgcttaaccaactgagccacccaggcgcccctagttcctTGCTTTTGAATGCGTAACTCTTTTACTTCTCCCTGAGCCACATTTTTGCTATTTTCATCAAGGAATGAAAGCCTTTCATCGTATCCACTTTTTGCTAGCACACTCTACATGGATTATAATGTGGTCTTGCCGTTCAGGTGGAAGTCCCGGCTGGACCTGTACACCACGCTCATCTCGTACTCATAAGCCTGGATTACTCTTTGGTCAAGGCCATACAAGTAGTAGGAACAGTGTTGAAATACCACCTCATAAATTTATTGCAGTTCTACTCACGCCAGGCAATCTTGATACGTTCATCCTCCTCACATCCCTCAGCCCTTTGTCATTTAGAGAGGAGTCTTCACTTTTGTCCGAAAAGCTAGGGAGTTAACTAGAAGCTTTGAGTCCTAGAGTGCACCTGCTTAGCTGTCAGAGAATTCTTGGAAGAGGAAGCACACAGTGCCAGTGCCTCATCCCTGCCCAGGGCTTCACTGTATATATTTGGTGTTTCTCTTGATTTCTtatgtggctcttgatttcttaTGTGGCAAAAACTCAGCATGTATTAAGTATAATTTCTGAAATCGGCACCGCAAGATCCATTAAGAAGTAGGTGACTCATTTGAGCAGTGAATTGGGTCAGGCAAAGGAAGTGAAATTAGCGGATGAAACACACGACTGTCAGGTCATCATGGAACGCGTTCATTTCCTCCTTAGGGCTCACAGATAGGAGCTACATCGGAGCCGTAAATCCGAAGGTGTTCACTATATTCTCATCCTTTTCTGGGAAGATTCCCCTCCATGCTCTCTAACCCACATCTGGTCTTCCCAGAAGACACTGATGGCCCCATGACCCTCATGAAGTGTTAGCTACTTGCTTTTCCTCACTCCTTCCAACTGCTCCAACCAGAGCTCAGGTAGGTGTCCTGTTAGCTCATCATTGCTGCTTTCGGATCAGTGCTTCTCAGCCAGGCGTGATCTTGGGGACATTTGTCCTTGCTACAACGGGGGCTGGTGCTCGCTCCTAGCATCTATTGGGTAGAAGTCAGGAACTGCTCAGTTTAGGACAGCTTTCTGCAACAAGGAAATATCCAGTCCAAACTGTTAATGGGCCGCTGTTGAGAAGCCCTGTTCCTGGCCATTAccgcttttttttaaaaagtggcccGCCTTAAAGCTGATGCCTTTCTATAACTGACTGCCCCTCCGTGGTTCAGCATCTACACAGCCCCACGTCCCTCCTCGTTCCTTGAAGATTTTAGCACCCAGCTTGTTGCCGCTGCAGAACCAGAGTAATTCAGTATCCACACAGCCTTCTTAATTCCATGACCCGTTCTCTGTTCTTGTTCCCCCTACCTCAGCCATACAGTCGGTCACCCCCCGGACCTGGCTGGATTCCAACTGCACCGTCTGCAGAGTTTGAATTTCCAGCCTCCTACGACCACAAGCTCCCATCTCTCTGGCTCACCCGCTGTAATAATCTGACTCTGCTCGGGGACCCACAACGCAGTGCCTCCACGTGCTTCCCACcattcccctcctgcccccacgtGCCTTCCTTCATCCTCTCTCCGCTTAGATTCTCCAGACCATCATTACAACCTCTCCTGCCTGTGGGTCTCCCTGTCATTCATGACAAAGCCCCCGCTTGGATCCGACTCTCCACCCAACCCTGCAGAAATGATCCTGGAGAAAAACACAAGAACACGAGGACTAGCCTCACTTTAAATCCACGATCACTAATTTCAGTGGGCCCTTAGCATCGCCCAATTGCCTGACGACATCTCTCTAGTCTGTTCGCTCCCCCACCCtgaaaagatgaaattatttcttactttcttctcaAACTCCCCTTTCTACCcaacttcccctccccactcatgacCCGGCCTCCTATTTCACCAAGAAAACCAAAGGATTCAGAAGAGAATCCCCTACCTTCCCACCACATCTACGCATCTGCTGGCATTCGTATCAAAAGCAAACCTCTATACACGTGGGGTCTGTACTAGACCCCATTCCATCTCTCCAACCCAGGAACCTTGCTCCCAGAACTCCCCACTCTGCTCACTGCtcatttcagaaaagaaacatgCTACAGTATTCCTCCGCCCCACTCTCCAAACAACAGGTTTCCCTTGATTTTTGTATTAGTCTGTTGGGGCTGCCATGACCaaaacccacagactgtggggctcaaacaacagaaatttctttctcccatttctggaggctggaaatccaagatggAGGCccttctccttggcttgcagatgactgCTGCCTTGCCTCCATGCAGATACGTACATCCCtcgtgtctcctcctcttcttataaggacaccggtcCTACTGAATTAGGGCCTGTACTTCTCACCCCATTTGACCTCAGTTATTTCCTTAAAGGCCCTGTCCCCAAATACTGTCACACtgaggattagggcttcaacctatgaatggtggggtgggggtgggggtggggacaaaaTTCAGTCCATCAAATCTTTCATTACCCTGACAACCGCTCCATTTTTctgcttccctttttaaaaacctcGAAAATAATTGTTGTTTGCTATCCCTGCTTGTCCTTGCACCCTCTCTTAGATCTAACCCAGTCAGCCCTTCTTCCTCACCACTCCACTGAAAACACTTATCAAGGTCCCCAGTAATGTCCACATTATGGAACCCAATGATCAGTTTCCAATGTTTCCATCAACAGCATGTAACACAGCTGATCACTTTCCCCTCCTTGAAACGTTCTCTTCCCTTGGTTCCCGTGGCATCATTCTCCTTAATCGTCCATCTCACTGACTTTCCCTGACTTTTCATCTTTGCTAGTTCCTCCTCGTCTCCCCAGGCCCTACACATTGGACAGCCCAA
The sequence above is drawn from the Neofelis nebulosa isolate mNeoNeb1 chromosome 2, mNeoNeb1.pri, whole genome shotgun sequence genome and encodes:
- the TRIM45 gene encoding E3 ubiquitin-protein ligase TRIM45 isoform X1; its protein translation is MSENRKPLLGFVGKLPSGTALGNSGKTHCPLCMGLFKAPRLLPCLHTVCTTCLEQLEPYSVVDIRGGDSDTSSEGSIFQELKPPSLQPQIGILCPVCDTQVDLPMGGVKALTIDHLAMNDVMLESLRGEGQGLVCDLCSDREVEKRCQTCRANLCHFCCQAHRRQKKTTYHTVVDLKDLKGYSRIGKPILCPVHPAEELRLFCELCDRPVCRDCVVGEHREHPYDFASNVIHKHGDSVRELLRGTQPHVEALEEALAQITEMNSALQKRVEAVAADVRTFSEGYVKAIEEHRDRLLKQLEDIRVQKENSLQLQKAQLEQLLADMRTGVEFTEHLLTSGSDLEILITKGVVVERLTKLNKVEYSAHPGVNDKIRFSPQQRAGRCRGYEVYGTINTKEVDPAKCVLQGEDLHRAREKQTASFTLLCKDAAGESMGRGGDSVHVAVVPKDKKDSPVRTLVQDNKDGTYYVSYTPKEPGIYTVLVCVKEQHVQGSPFTVTVRKRHRSHTGVFHCCTFCSSGGQKTARCACGGTMPGGYLGCGHGHKGHPGRPHWSCCGKFAEKSECTWTGGESAPRSLLRTVAL
- the TRIM45 gene encoding E3 ubiquitin-protein ligase TRIM45 isoform X2 — its product is MSENRKPLLGFVGKLPSGTALGNSGKTHCPLCMGLFKAPRLLPCLHTVCTTCLEQLEPYSVVDIRGGDSDTSSEGSIFQELKPPSLQPQIGILCPVCDTQVDLPMGGVKALTIDHLAMNDVMLESLRGEGQGLVCDLCSDREVEKRCQTCRANLCHFCCQAHRRQKKTTYHTVVDLKDLKGYSRIGKPILCPVHPAEELRLFCELCDRPVCRDCVVGEHREHPYDFASNVIHKHGDSVRELLRGTQPHVEALEEALAQITEMNSALQKRVEAVAADVRTFSEGYVKAIEEHRDRLLKQLEDIRVQKENSLQLQKAQLEQLLADMRTGVEFTEHLLTSGSDLEILITKGVVVERLTKLNKVEYSAHPGVNDKIRFSPQQRAGRCRGYEVYGTINTKEVDPAKCVLQGEDLHRAREKQTASFTLLCKDAAGESMGRGGDSVHVAVVPKDKKDSPVRTLVQDNKDGTYYVSYTPKEPGIYTVLVCVKEQHVQVLFSALGLNTEGLTIHCDREEKASLTHRRVSLLHVLFQRRPENGSLCLWRHHARWVPGLWPRTQRSPRPPALVMLREVC